The genomic DNA TATTCACGCCTGTGTTCACGCCTGTGTTcacacctgtgttttttttaagttttcagaCTCTCAGACTAATGTCGTAATCCTGCAGGGGGCCTTACAGTTGagagacgaaacattttaaaaccagagaagaagaacgtgAAGAACAGCTGATTTACTTTTTATCATTCCGACTGAAAAACTCAAACTGACAcaccttttttattcattgacacctgtgtgacagtgtgtgtgtgtgtgtgtgtgtgtactttgaaCACTGTTTTATGTCTGAGGTATATTGCTGAACTTTACTCTCAATTTCCAGTCtaaggggtcaaaggtcactgaaGTGCCGAGTCAATGACCTCCGATTCAGCCAATCGGAGCAGAGcacgctctctctgtctctgtctgctcGTCGTtgtgctcctcttcttctctggtctCTGCAGCAGGACGATGCACTGCAAAGGAAACTCCTGGTAAGACCCCCCTCCGACATTCTGCTTAAAGACTTCATATGAAATAAGATCACTTCTTTTTCTGCTGCGGCTTCCTCTGATCTATAATGTAATGTCTCTAAACTATAACATATCATCTATCATCTCTGATCTATATTATATCATCTCTGATCTATAACGTAATGTCTCTAAACTATAACATATCATCTATAATCTCTGATCTATATTATATCATCTCTGATCTATAACGTAATGTCTCTAAACTATAACATATCATCTATCATCTCTGATCTATATTATATCATCTATACACACAGCAGTTATAAATTGTCCTCCTCCTACTTCGAACATATGACTGATTGTTTCGGTGACAAAATTGTATTTGTTGCAATTGTACCTGTCTAAATCagctctgacctttgacctctgaacTTTAACATAGCAGAGTCATGTTTTATTCTAAACCTCAAACTGTGAGAATGATGTCATAATGATGTcatactgatggcagaggaaaCTGTCCACAGTGAGAGGTAGGGTTCTCGTCTCTGAAACATTAAGATCCAACATGATGAGTTCATAGagaacatttaacacagaagttaataaacctgcagttcctccagtgtccactagagtctgtctcctgcagtgagtcagtccccatagagctccatgttaaaatgtctaactttacagctgcagttcctccagtgtccactagagtctgtctcctgcagtgagtcagtccccatagagctccatgttaaaatgtctaactttacagctgcagttcctccagtgtccactagagtctgtctcctgcagtgagtcagtctccatagagctccatgttaaaatgtctaactttacagctgcagttcctccagtgtccactagagtctgtctcctgcagtgagtcagtccccatagagccccatgttaaaataaacatgtttacatcctggtacagaaacagtttgggtctctacaGCTCATTTTATTGTGAATATTTTAGTAACTTGTCTTCATTCAGTGTTATTCATAATTAGTAGCTTTAATGTGAATGTTAAACGTATAACTTTCCACTCATTATGACTCCCTCAGTACGGTGGTTTTTAATTCCTTCATGAGAAATCGTGACCCAAATGTAGGATATTTtccatcagatttatttaatgtggGATGGAACGGTTTGGACTTCAGGCGGTACAAACGATAACAACACCTGAGCTTCCTTCCTTTgcaatcacagcagctgctcctTCGAGGACTACAAGCTGACCACCCAGTGGCTGCTGAACCACACAAGTCACCGGCCCAAGGTGGCAGTGATCTGCGGTTCAGGACTCGGCCTGCTGGCAGACGGGGCCGCCAACAAGCAGACCTTTAGGTACCAGGACATCCCCAACTTCCCTGTCAGCACAGGTGAGTCAGCCCCTCCCACTGCTGACTGCAGGTGTTGATTCTTTCCTCTCATCTTTCTGAAACCTCTCTCAGTGGCAGGTCATGAAGGATGCCTGGTGTTTGGAACCATCGAGGACACATCTTGTGTTTTCATGCAGGGTCACTTTCACCTGTACGAGGGTTACTCCCTCTGCCAGGTGAGTCCCTCTGACCTCTCCCATTATACCCAGCATACATTGGGAGCACAGTGTATCAAATGATCAATTAACCAATCTGTATTTGTAGTCCTAGCATAAGTCCTAGCATATTATATCTGCAGACACATTTCAAGCAGAGGAGGTCTAATCTGGATCAGAActagactcatgatgaacagacagaaacctggatcagaaccagactcatgatgaacagacagaaacctggatcagaaccagactaatgatgaacagaaaaaaacctggatcagaaccagactcatgatgaacagacagaaacctggatcagaaccagactcatgttgaagagacagaaaagagagagagataaagagagagaaacctgtgtgtatctgtgtgtgcatatgtgtctgtgtgtgtacctgtgtgtacatgtgtgtgtacctgtgtgtacatgtgtgtgtacctgtgtgtggatgtgtgtaccctgtgtgtgcatatgtgtctgtgtgtgtacctgtctgaAACCTCTGCATACCTGTGTTTGTACCTGTCTCAGGTGACGCTTCCTGTCAGGATCTTTAAGCTGATGGGGGTGGAGTCTCTGCTGGTGACAAACGCCTCAGGTGGAATCTGTCCAGACTTCAAAGTCGGTGACATCATGATCATCAAAGACCACATCAACCTGCCAGGGTTCGCTGGACAACACCCACTGTGTGGACCCAACGACGAGCGGTGAGACaggagagtcagacagacagacagacagacagacagacacacagacagacacacagacagagagactgagagacagacagacagacagagagactgagagacagacagacagactgagagacagacagagagacagacagacagacagacagacagactgagagacagacagacagacagactgagagacagacagacagacagacagacagacagacagactgagagacagacagacagacagacagactgagagacagacagacagacagacagacagacagacagacagagagactgagagacagacagacagacagacagacagactgagagacagacagacagacagacagacagacagactgagagacagacagacagacagacagacagacagacagacagagagacagacagacagacagacagacagacagacagacagacaggaagataTAACATGTCCCATTAAAGTAACAATGGGAATCAATCCGTCTCTcctactgtctgtctgtctctctgtctgtctgtgtgcctgtctgtctgtagctTCGGGATCAGGTTTCCCTGTATGTCTGATGCGTACAGTAAGGATCTTCGGCGGTTGGTGTTGGAGGCGGGGTTAGAGCTGGGCTGCAATGACTTCATCAGAGAAGGCGTTTACTGTATGGTGAGCGGGCCAAACTTCGAGACCATCGCTGAGGCCAGAATGCTGCGGATCCTTGGATGTGACTCTGTGGGtaagacagacaggagagcagacagacaggcagacactgAATGGATATTAAGGGTGACCTTCACAGGAAGCTTAAGAATCATTTACAAGTCGTAGTCTAAAAggctttcagtgtttttaaaccttGAAGTAAATCTAAAAAAGCTGAACACAGGAacttcattcttcttttttttttcttcttttttcttctttgtcagGTATGAGCACAGTTCCTGAAGTGACCGTGGCAAAACACTGCGGCCTCAGAGTCCTCGGCCTGTCCCTCATCACTAACAAGGTCTGACTGCCAGGGTAATCTAGTAGTAGTAATAAAAGGTAGTCTGACTGTGATCTGACTTATTTAACTGTAGTCTGACTGTGATCTAACTGTAGTCTGACTGTGATCTGACTTATTTAACTGTAGTCTGACTGTGATCTAACTGTAGTCTGACTGTGATCTGACTTATTTAACTGTAGTCTGACTGTGATCTAACTGTAGTCTGACTGTGATCTGACTGTGATCTGACTTATTTAACTGTAGTCTGACTGTGATCTGACTGTGATCTGACTTATTTAACTGTAGTCTGACTGTGATCTAACTGTAGTCTGACTGTGATCTGACTTATTTAACTGTAGGCTGACTGTGAGCTGACTGTAGTCTGACTGTGATCTGACTGTGATCTGACTTATTTAACTGTAGTCTGACTGTGATCTGACTGTGATCTGACTTATTTAACTGTAGTCTGACTGTAATCTGACTGTAGTCTGACTGTGAGCTGACTGTAGTCTGACTGTGAGCTGACTGTGATCTGACTTATTTAACTGTAGTCTGACTGTGATCTGACTGTAGTCTGACTTTGATTTAACTGTAGTCTGATCATGATCTGACTGTAGTCTGACCGTGATATGACTGTAGTCTGACTGTGATCTGACTGTAGTCTGACTGTGAGCTGACTGTGATCTGACTGTGAGCTGACTGTGATCTGACTGTAGTCTGACTGGGAGCTGACTGTGATCTGACTGTACTCTGACTTTGATGAACTGTAGTCTGTGATTGTGATTTAACTGTAGTCGACTGTAATAGTGTACCTGTATCTTGCTGCAGGTGTCTTTGGACTACAGTCGGGAGGAGAAGGTGAACCATGAGGAGGTTCTTCAGATCAGCAAGATGAGAGCTGAAGTTCTGCAGAAACTTGTTGCAACAATGATTAGCCGCTGTCAGCAGCAGAgcatcaa from Labrus mixtus chromosome 11, fLabMix1.1, whole genome shotgun sequence includes the following:
- the pnp4b gene encoding purine nucleoside phosphorylase 4b isoform X2; its protein translation is MTSDSANRSRARSLCLCLLVVVLLFFSGLCSRTMHCKGNSCCSFEDYKLTTQWLLNHTSHRPKVAVICGSGLGLLADGAANKQTFRYQDIPNFPVSTVAGHEGCLVFGTIEDTSCVFMQGHFHLYEGYSLCQVTLPVRIFKLMGVESLLVTNASGGICPDFKVGDIMIIKDHINLPGFAGQHPLCGPNDERFGIRFPCMSDAYSKDLRRLVLEAGLELGCNDFIREGVYCMVSGPNFETIAEARMLRILGCDSVGMSTVPEVTVAKHCGLRVLGLSLITNKVSLDYSREEKVNHEEVLQISKMRAEVLQKLVATMISRCQQQSINTH
- the pnp4b gene encoding purine nucleoside phosphorylase 4b isoform X1 — protein: MTSDSANRSRARSLCLCLLVVVLLFFSGLCSRTMHCKGNSCSCSFEDYKLTTQWLLNHTSHRPKVAVICGSGLGLLADGAANKQTFRYQDIPNFPVSTVAGHEGCLVFGTIEDTSCVFMQGHFHLYEGYSLCQVTLPVRIFKLMGVESLLVTNASGGICPDFKVGDIMIIKDHINLPGFAGQHPLCGPNDERFGIRFPCMSDAYSKDLRRLVLEAGLELGCNDFIREGVYCMVSGPNFETIAEARMLRILGCDSVGMSTVPEVTVAKHCGLRVLGLSLITNKVSLDYSREEKVNHEEVLQISKMRAEVLQKLVATMISRCQQQSINTH
- the pnp4b gene encoding purine nucleoside phosphorylase 4b isoform X3, with the protein product MTSDSANRSRARSLCLCLLVVVLLFFSGLCSRTMHCKGNSCSCSFEDYKLTTQWLLNHTSHRPKVAVICGSGLGLLADGAANKQTFRYQDIPNFPVSTVAGHEGCLVFGTIEDTSCVFMQGHFHLYEGYSLCQVTLPVRIFKLMGVESLLVTNASGGICPDFKVGDIMIIKDHINLPGFAGQHPLCGPNDERFGIRFPCMSDAYSKDLRRLVLEAGLELGCNDFIREGVYCMVSGPNFETIAEARMLRILGCDSVGMSTVPEVTVAKHCGLRVLGLSLITNKV